The Magnolia sinica isolate HGM2019 chromosome 9, MsV1, whole genome shotgun sequence genome contains a region encoding:
- the LOC131255248 gene encoding receptor-like protein 6, with the protein MDLLVSATSKAFPFPIFSILRILFLSSLLLFSSFVFATENNSRALPTQLQCIEDHFSALLSLKQGFNFSNDSKTTLSSWNPDNRDCCSWEGITCDGATGHVISLDLSDLSISGQIDFESLFHLRSLQSLNLAYNNFDSSPIPSGFDQLTSLTHLNLSSSDFYGQIPSEISILTSLVSLDLSYNPLQLNNPNMGTLLQNLSSLRELYLDYVNISAQGSEWGPALSSSLPRLRKLSLSDCYLSGPIHSSLLKLHFLSELDLSYNNPFSVVPNFMGNFSSLTSLRLIGCGLQGEFPESIFRLPNLKTLYLSYNPLLTGEIPQNNTLRELFLSNTGFCSKLRDSFGNSKMLTMLALGGCNLSGPFPSWLVNLDKLVNLDLSSNALSGPLPSWLVKLDKLEKLDLSYNGFSGPIPSSYGNALQNLKELHFSNNSLSGTIPSSLFSLPLLRVLDLSVNQFSGRLGKFHNASSSPLEKILLDNNNLEGPIPRSIFELTKLTFLRLQSNSFNGSIPSFHENELRNCERLFLSNNSLSGTIPSSLFSLPSVRVLDLSINQFSGQLGEFHNTSSSLLEKIYLDHNNLQGPIHMSIFELTNLKYLMLSSNNFSGDVDLSLFKSLKKLQFLDLSDNNFSVHDGGSNSTSISFPHIVYLLLRSCNISKFPDILKNQEELYSLDLSNNRINGEIPNWIWSVGNGILANLNLSHNALKGLEQPFPLLSLSSLEYLDLSFNMLEGSIPIPPPFIYFFSLSSNNLSGEVPLLLCNYTFLQVLDLSENYFNGSIPQCLGEVSDALTVLNLGGNAFHGTLLQTFKDECTLETLDLNGNRLEGQVPRSLAKCKKLEVLNLGNNQIHDTFPFWLENLSQLRVLILGSNKFHGTIAHPLTNHTFPLLQIFDLSSNSFMGSLPSNMFKSWKAMMVEEGKSQSQFLSKKIRNGYYQDKVTIVSKGLELELVKILTAFTVVDLSSNQFHGDISESVGDLMSLRVLNMSYNRFTGRIPASLGNIKDLESLDLSNNSLSGKIPLQLTNLTFLEVLNLSQNFLVGSIPQGQQFNTFTDKSFLGNLGLCGPPLLKKCENAEASPPFAQSQNKYDWDWEYVCIGFGVGYGVGIGTLVWTLVLWTKGLREYTIFIDRMLLLIFPCDAFYLMHRY; encoded by the coding sequence TCTTGGAATCCTGATAACAGAGATTGCTGCTCATGGGAAGGCATCACGTGCGATGGTGCCACCGGTCACGTGATCAGCCTCGACCTCAGCGATCTCAGTATCTCCGGTCAGATTGATTTTGAAAGCCTCTTTCATCTTCGAAGCCTGCAGAGTCTCAACCTCGCTTACAATAACTTCGATTCCTCTCCAATCCCATCTGGTTTCGACCAACTCACCAGCTTGACCCATCTCAACCTTTCTTCTTCAGATTTTTATGGCCAAATCCCGTCGGAGATCTCAATCTTAACCAGTTTGGTTTCCCTCGATCTATCTTACAATCCTCTTCAACTCAATAACCCTAACATGGGAACACTCCTCCAAAACCTATCTAGTCTGAGAGAACTCTATCTCGACTATGTAAACATCTCAGCCCAGGGTAGTGAGTGGGGCCCAGCTCTATCCTCTTCACTCCCTCGTCTCCGCAAGTTGAGCTTGAGTGATTGTTATCTTTCAGGTCCCATTCATTCCTCCCTTTTAAAACTCCATTTCCTAAGTGAACTCGACCTCAGCTACAACAATCCCTTTTCTGTTGTACCCAACTTCATGGGGAACTTCTCTTCTTTAACATCACTGCGTCTCATTGGTTGTGGATTGCAAGGTGAATTTCCGGAGAGTATTTTCAGGCTGCCAAACCTAAAAACTCTCTATTTATCTTACAATCCACTTCTCACAGGTGAAATCCCTCAGAACAATACTCTCCGGGAGCTGTTCCTATCCAACACTGGATTTTGTAGCAAGCTACGGGATTCGTTTGGTAATTCCAAAATGCTGACCATGTTAGCACTCGGAGGATGCAACTTGTCTGGGCCATTTCCATCATGGCTTGTGAACCTCGACAAACTCGTGAATTTGGATCTTTCCTCCAATGCTCTCAGCGGACCATTGCCATCATGGCTTGTGAAGCTCGACAAGCTCGAAAAGTTGGATCTTTCGTACAATGGTTTCAGTGGTCCAATCCCTTCTTCCTATGGCAACGCACTTCAAAATCTTAAAGAGCTCCATTTTTCCAACAATTCACTTAGTGGGACCATCCCGTCGTCGTTGTTTTCACTCCCGTTGTTACGAGTGCTGGATCTCTCAGTAAACCAATTTAGCGGTCGGCTTGGCAAGTTCCACAATGCATCCTCTTCACCATTAGAGAAAATCTTATTGGATAACAACAACTTGGAAGGGCCTATTCCAAGGTCGATCTTTGAACTCACCAAGCTTACATTCCTCAGGCTTCAATCCAATAGTTTCAACGGCTCCATTCCTTCTTTTCATGAAAATGAGCTTCGGAATTGTGAACGTCTTTTCTTGTCCAACAATTCACTTAGTGGGACCATCCCATCCTCATTGTTTTCACTTCCATCAGTACGAGTGTTGGATCTCTCAATAAACCAATTTAGTGGCCAGCTTGGCGAGTTCCACAACACATCCTCTTCTCTATTAGAGAAAATCTATTTGGATCACAACAACTTGCAGGGGCCTATTCATATGTCCATCTTTGAACTCACAAATCTTAAATACCTCATGCTTTCATCAAATAATTTCAGTGGTGATGTGGACCTTTCCTTATTTAAATCCCTTAAGAAACTCCAATTCCTTGATCTTTCAGATAATAACTTCTCAGTCCATGACGGTGGAAGCAATTCTACGTCCATATCCTTCCCCCATATTGTATATTTGTTATTGAGGTCTTGCAACATTAGTAAATTTCCAGACATCTTGAAAAACCAAGAGGAATTGTATTCTTTAGACCTTTCCAACAATAGAATCAATGGTGAAATACCCAACTGGATATGGAGTGTTGGAAATGGAATCTTGGCTAATTTGAATCTTTCTCATAATGCTTTGAAGGGATTAGAGCAAccttttcctcttctttccttAAGTTCATTAGAATACCTTGATCTAAGTTTTAACATGTTAGAAGGCTCTATTCCAATCCCTCCACCCTTCATCTATTTCTTTTCACTTTCGAGCAATAATCTTAGTGGAGAAGTTCCCTTGCTGCTTTGCAATTATACATTCTTACAAGTCCTCGACCTATCTGAAAATTACTTCAATGGTTCGATTCCGCAATGTTTGGGTGAAGTCAGTGATGCCCTCACTGTGTTGAATCTTGGAGGAAATGCATTTCATGGCACCTTGCTTCAAACATTCAAAGATGAATGCACTCTAGAGACGCTTGATCTCAATGGAAATCGGTTGGAAGGGCAGGTGCCAAGGTCTTTGGCCAAGTGCAAGAAGTTGGAGGTGTTAAACCTTGGAAATAATCAAATACATGACACCTTCCCTTTTTGGTTGGAAAATTTGTCCCAGTTGCGTGTTCTCATCTTGGGATCTAACAAATTTCATGGCACCATTGCACACCCCCTAACAAACCACACCTTTCCACTATTACAAATCTTCGACCTCTCTTCCAATAGCTTCATGGGTAGCTTGCCATCAAATATGTTCAAGAGCtggaaggcaatgatggtggAGGAGGGAAAATCCCAATCTCAGTTCCTTAGCAAAAAAATTAGAAATGGATACTATCAAGATAAAGTGACTATAGTGAGCAAAGGGCTAGAATTGGAACTGGTAAAGATCCTTACTGCTTTCACGGTAGTTGATCTCTCAAGTAACCAATTTCATGGGGATATCTCAGAATCAGTTGGGGATTTAATGTCACTGCGGGTGCTTAATATGTCATACAACCGTTTCACAGGCCGAATTCCAGCATCACTTGGGAATATAAAGGATCTTGAATCATTAGATCTCTCAAATAATAGTCTGTCAGGGAAGATCCCTCTACAGTTAACAAATCTAACGTTCCTTGAGGTGTTGAACCTTTCGCAGAACTTCCTTGTAGGAAGCATACCACAAGGTCAACAATTCAATACGTTCACGGATAAATCATTTCTAGGGAACTTGGGATTATGTGGTCCTCCATTGTTGAAGAAATGCGAAAACGCTGAGGCTTCACCACCATTTGCACAATCACAAAACAAATATGACTGGGACTGGGAGTATGTGTGTATTGGGTTTGGAGTTGGATATGGAGTGGGAATTGGTACTCTTGTATGGACCCTAGTACTTTGGACAAAGGGATTGagagaatacactatattcattGACAGAATGCTTTTGTTGATTTTTCCATGTGATGCATTTTATTTAATGCACCGATACTGA